The window TACCATGCGGCGGCCTGTGTAGCTTCAAATTATGTAACTGTACTTCTTGATTATGCATTTTCTTTATACGGCGACATGGGTCTTTCCAGGGAAGATGCAGCCAAAGCGCTTTTGCCTCTCGTTAAGGGAACCGTGCAGAATGCCGAGGATGGCGGACCTGATAAGACTTTGACCGGACCCATATCAAGGGGTGATTCAAGCGTTATTCAAAGGCATATGGAGGCTTTCAGTGAATTGCCGAAAGACAAAGAGGAGTTTTACCGGTTTATGGGACTGCAGACGGCCGATTATGTAAGTCGGTACGGTCTTCAGCCGGAGGAGAAAATAAACGAAATAATAAAAATACTAAAAAGGGGTGAGTTGAATGGCTAAAAGGTTTACGGTTAACGACTTTATTGAATCAAAAGCAAAGGGAAGAAAGGTTTCAATGCTTACGGCCTATGATTATTCAATGGCTAAATTGCTGGATGAGGCCGGTGTTGACAGTCTTCTAGTTGGAGATTCGTTGGGTATGGTTGTGCTTGGATATGAGGATACTTTGCAGGTGACAATGGAGGATATGATTCATCATTGCCGAGCTGTTTCAAGGGGGGTAAAAGGGGCGATGGTTATCGGAGACATGCCATTTATGAGTTATCATATCAGCATAGAGGAAACCGTTAGAAATGCGGGAAGGCTTATCAAAGAGGGATTGGCCCAATCTGTAAAGCTTGAAGGCGGAAGTGAGATTGCGGACAAGATACGCGCGGTTATAAACGCTCAGATTCCTGTAGTGGGCCATTTGGGACTAACACCGCAATCGGTTAATATGTTTGGAGGGTTCAAGGTTCAAGGTAAATCGGAGGATGCGGCAAAAAAGATAATTAATGACGCTTTGCTTCTTGAAGAAATAGGGGTATTCGCAATAGTTCTCGAATGTGTTCCGGCTGATTTGGCTACGATTATCTCAGAGAAGCTTACAATTCCTACAATAGGAATTGGAGCAGGCTCCGGCTGCGACGGACAAGTGCTTGTAACCCAGGATATGCTTGGAATGTACAGCGATTTTGTGCCGAAGTTTGCTAAGCAATATGCACAGGTTGGCTCGTCAATAAAAGATGCGGTTGTCTCATACGGTGAAGAAATAAGAAGCGGGGCATTTCCGGAAAAGAAGCATACATTCAAAATAGATGCTTCAATATTGGAGAAGCTTAAATAGGAGGAACTGAAAATGGATACAATAAATGAGATAG of the Peptostreptococcaceae bacterium genome contains:
- the panB gene encoding 3-methyl-2-oxobutanoate hydroxymethyltransferase is translated as MAKRFTVNDFIESKAKGRKVSMLTAYDYSMAKLLDEAGVDSLLVGDSLGMVVLGYEDTLQVTMEDMIHHCRAVSRGVKGAMVIGDMPFMSYHISIEETVRNAGRLIKEGLAQSVKLEGGSEIADKIRAVINAQIPVVGHLGLTPQSVNMFGGFKVQGKSEDAAKKIINDALLLEEIGVFAIVLECVPADLATIISEKLTIPTIGIGAGSGCDGQVLVTQDMLGMYSDFVPKFAKQYAQVGSSIKDAVVSYGEEIRSGAFPEKKHTFKIDASILEKLK